The nucleotide window CTCCTGATGCGCGGTGGCTCGCCGGCTCAGGCGGAGACCGGGAGCGGCGCCTCCGAAGGTGAGCGTGGGAGCGCCGCCTCGATGAGCTGGTGACACGCCGTCGACGCCGCGACGGCCGCGTCATGGGTCTGCTCCAGCGGTCCCATGGGGGGATGGATGAGGACGTGGACCGTCCCCTTCCGGAGCGCCCAGCTGCTGTGCCGGGGCATGACGTCGAACGAGCCGGAGACGGTGACGGGCAGCACGCGCACCCCGGCGCGAGAGGCGATGTGGAAGGCGCTGTTGTGGAACGGGCGCATCCTCCCGTCCTCGCTGCGCGTGCCCTCCGGGAAGAAGACGGTGGACCAGCGCCGGGCCACGCCCTGCTGGGCCTGCTGGAGCCCGGGGAGCGAGGCACGCATGCTGCGCGGGTCCACGGAGATGTGACCGAACAGCCGCATGCCCCAGCCCATGAGCGGGATGCGGAAGGCGCCGCGCCGGGCCACCATGCGCACGGAGGTGAGCGGCTGGAGCGCCGCCACCATCACCATGGCGTCGAGGATGCTCTGGTGGTTGGCGACGATGATGTAGTGCTCGTCCCGGGAGACGTGCTCGGCGCCACGCACCACGAGCCGAGCGCCCACCAGGGCGAGGATGCCGCGCGCCCAGAGGACGGAGCAGACGTCATGCACGCGCTGCCGCCGGTCCACGGGCAGCGCCAGCAGGGCGAGCGGGATGAACACCCCCAGCGAGAGCATGGCCCAGCTCGCGGCCAGCGCCGTCCTCAGGATTCGGACGGGGCGGGAGAAGGTGCGCTCGGACATGGAGCGCTTCTACCCTTCGAGGAACTGGCGACTCCAGTGGCGAAACGCGGGGATGGAGCGATCTCCGGCCGAGAGCAGGGGGCGTGTCCGGTAGATCTTGTTCTCCCAGATGGGGATGTCCTCCTCCACCTGCCGGATGATCTCCGTCACCAGGGCCCTGCCGACATTGTGGGTGGCGCCGACCTCCGGGGGCATTCGGGCGAAGAAGGTGTGCCGGAGCGCGACGTGCTCGGGGCCCACGGGGGTAGCGGCGGAGATGAACGTCACGTCGGTGATGCCCGTGAAGCGGATGGCCCAGTAGCCGGCCCCGTGGGCCTCGGCCTGGATGCGCCCGTTGACGGGGCCTCGAGGCGTGGGCTGGACCACTTTCGAGTCGATCCGGAAGACGTGGCCCTCGGAGGAGAACTCGGCCTCGGGCAGGGAGAGGGTGCCGTGGACGTAGCGGAAGTGGACGGGGTCCACGATGTTCTCGGAGATCTCCTGCACGTGGGTGCGGATGCGCCACTGCTTCTTGTGGAAGAGGACCCAGTCCTCGGAGTGGGCCTCGGGGAGGGCCGGCACCCGCCACGTGGGCTCCGAGTGCTCGGGCGCGTGGTGGACGAGGATGACGCCATCGAGCTCGTGCACCGGCCACGCATCGAGCTTCGCGCCGGGGGGAACCTTGTCCGCGTGAGGAATGGCGACGCAGGAGCCCTGGCCGTTGAAGCGCCAGCCATGGAAGGGGCACTGGAGGTGGCCGTCCTGGACGCGGCCTCCGTGGCCGAGGTGGGCCCCCATGTGGGGACAGTAGGCGTCGAGCACGTGCGCCCCCCCGTCCTCGGTCCGGAAGAGCACCAGCTCCCTGCCGAGACAGGACAGAGGCATGACGCCTCCCACGGGCAGCTCATCGGACCAGGCGACCTGGAACCAGCCCCGAGGATAGGGAGTGAAGGGGTAGCGAGCGTCCATGGGCGGCACCAGGGAGCCGGGAGGCTCCTCGGTCACCCATGATAGTGACGGGAGCGAGCGGCTCCAACCGGCCTCCCGGACAGGCGTCCGCTTCCAGTGCTCCACGCAGGGTCCGAGCCCGTCACACCGCCCCTGGCCACACGGTGCTCGCGGAAACGGGTGGCAGGTCGGGGAGCCGGGTCGGCTTGAGGTGACGCTCATGGTCATAGAAGCAATCGGGCCCGAGATGCTCGATGAGCGAGCGTTCGCGCCTGACGCCTTCATGGGTGCCTGCCATGGAGGGATCTTCGTAGGGCTGCACGAGGACGACGCCTCCACCGAGTTCCTCCTTCGTGCAGCCCTCTGGCAGGGAAGCAAGGCGCTCACCGAACAGGCGCACGAAGGGAGGTCCGAAGAAGTTGCGCCAGTAGACTCCGGTGAGCCCTTCTGAGTAGTCGCGCACCGTGGGAACCAGCCGCCGCCCGAAGCCATCCGGGTTCGGGACGAGCCGGTGGGTCTTGCGCTCGAAGTCCTCGTCGAGGCCAGCCTGGGCCAGAGGTGAGCCCGCCGACTGCATGATCTCTGATACCTGTCGCAGGTGCGCTGCACGCCAGCGAGACTTTTCAGCCTCTTTGCCGGACGTCTTCCAAAGGATGCTTCCGGTGTAGGGGGGGACGTTGGGCCTCGCCGGATCAAGCAAGAAGTAGTCTCGATCCGTTCGAGCTGCCACCGTCACGGTCTTCCACTCGTCGTAGAAGGCAATCAGCGCGGCGTAGTCGATGCGCTCCGGGTCGATCCTCTCTTTCAAGGAGGCATACCCATAGCGCATGGGCTGAAACCATCGGTACTCCTCGAAAACCCGCTCGAGGAACACTCGTGCCCAGGAACCCGATGGAACACCTGGCGGGAGACAGATGAACGTTTCCAAGTACCTCATCCAGGTGCTCTTCCCTCAAGGGTAGTACTGCACGGCGA belongs to Hyalangium gracile and includes:
- a CDS encoding lysophospholipid acyltransferase family protein; its protein translation is MSERTFSRPVRILRTALAASWAMLSLGVFIPLALLALPVDRRQRVHDVCSVLWARGILALVGARLVVRGAEHVSRDEHYIIVANHQSILDAMVMVAALQPLTSVRMVARRGAFRIPLMGWGMRLFGHISVDPRSMRASLPGLQQAQQGVARRWSTVFFPEGTRSEDGRMRPFHNSAFHIASRAGVRVLPVTVSGSFDVMPRHSSWALRKGTVHVLIHPPMGPLEQTHDAAVAASTACHQLIEAALPRSPSEAPLPVSA
- a CDS encoding Rieske 2Fe-2S domain-containing protein: MDARYPFTPYPRGWFQVAWSDELPVGGVMPLSCLGRELVLFRTEDGGAHVLDAYCPHMGAHLGHGGRVQDGHLQCPFHGWRFNGQGSCVAIPHADKVPPGAKLDAWPVHELDGVILVHHAPEHSEPTWRVPALPEAHSEDWVLFHKKQWRIRTHVQEISENIVDPVHFRYVHGTLSLPEAEFSSEGHVFRIDSKVVQPTPRGPVNGRIQAEAHGAGYWAIRFTGITDVTFISAATPVGPEHVALRHTFFARMPPEVGATHNVGRALVTEIIRQVEEDIPIWENKIYRTRPLLSAGDRSIPAFRHWSRQFLEG